taggaatctttttccattttatgtTCCATGCATGTTGCTAGTTTTGGAGATGTAAATGTTAATTCTCATCAGTTGGGCTGACACAAAAGTATGGGCATAACATTGATCTGCTACTGGCTTAATTAGTACTAATTAAGGACAAGAGCTTTATGTTATTGTGAGCCGTACAACATTAATATTTCTCATATCACAGGCACTGGTAATTAAGATCTTTCAGGCGTCTAGCTGTTTTAATAACAGCATAGGTTCTCTGAATAATAATCCTCCATATAGTTTTACACCACGTTTTGTCCTGTTGTGTTGTTTGAGGTGATCTAGCTATATGTTGTAACGCTCTTCCTTAATATATACTTTATTTAGGCATTTTACACTCGGCTCTACTACTATTACcttaaaaatattattgctCTCTTGGCAtcttttttaacattaaacgTAGCTAGAGattgtaaagaaaatattagagCGTAATTATCATAAACATAACagcttaaatattttaaaggcCATTGGCATAATCTTTTTTGCAAGTAATAATGATGATAAAACTAACGAACATGAAGAAGATGTATGCTGTTTTTTCAGATATGATCTTTCCATGAGCATGGTTTCGTTTGTACCAGTGGCTGTCTTAGCAAACCAAAAtcggataaaaaaaattatcaatctaGATACAAAATGCACCGTGacataatttaatttgatttaagaCACCCAACTTTATATGGAATCATGTGGGTCAATTTTGATCTAGTTGTGAAGCGCAGCAAGGAATCACCAGAAGCCTCAAAACCATCCATTCCATGACAATTTTACATGGTTAGTTTAACAAACTTTTATTCTCATCTATCACCTAGCAATTCATCCTTTTGCTCTCAGCTTAGCACTCACCTTTGGCACAATCAGTACATATGCAGTTTTTAATACAGGAGCTATTAATTCAAAAGAACCATGTTGATGATTTAAGCTTAAGTATGGTGGAAATCCTTAGTGATCAATGGATTGATTTGAGGGGTGCTGGGCTCGCCATGGGGCAAAGGTCGCAAAGCTAAGGCTCTGTTTATTGTTCACATCAACTTTTGATAGAGTACTGGAATAAAGCCAGAACTTTGCAAAGTTCTTTCACTAGGAAAgcatttttagaaaaagtttttttttttttttggaagcaaATGGtgtctaaaatttcaaaagatcTTAGCAATACTATGGGAAAACACAAGCAAGAGATCTTTAAGTTTCCTTTCTCACATGGATTACATGCACTGCTTCTTCCAAGGAATATGCTTTCAGAACTACTGCACGAGTTTCTAGTTTATGAAAAATAACCCATTGAAAATCCGAAAAACATACAAAAAGAAACTTGTCAtttcaaataatgattttacaATTCCTTCTGATCAACATTTTGTTGAACAAAAAAGCATACCAGAGTTTTGCTTGCTTATAAAGGAAGTTGCAAACTAAACAAATACGATGAATCAAACAACTCATCATAGCAAAATATTCATCCATGTATCAAGTGGCAGATGTTCCCTCTCTGGAGTAGATGACGGTGGGAGATAACCGTATGAACCATAAAACTTAGAATCAGCGTTATCGTCGGTTGGTAGACAGCCCATGTTGTGGGTTTCCAAATCAGTCATCTGAGTGTTGTTTTCCCCATTATCCATAAAATTCTGTAGCAGTGAAAATTTAGATTCATCAAACCCATATTCAGCAGTATCAAACCCATAATCAGCAGTATCAATGGTTGCCCCACAACTCATTTGGGTTTCGAAATCTGTCGTCAGAGTATTGTCTTCCCCAACATCCACAGAATTCGGTGAGAGTGTGCGTTCACATTGAGAGCTCTCTGATTGGGATAAACATGATAAGGGCATTTGATCAGCAACTTCAAATGCATCAGATTGGACATCCCAACGCATCCTTTTTCCCACATGGGTTTCATCCTCAAGCAACAAAATGTTTGTATTCCCGCCTTTGGGGTTTTCAAGGGATGGAATTGAAGCTTCAACAGGGACGATGGTGCTGGGAATCTGAACATCCTGGAAACATCTCTTCACCCCTTTTTTTGTTCCTGCCCCCTTCTTGTTTACGGCGCATAGAACCCAGTTGTTACACCGTTCTTGCTCAAAGAGACCTGCCAGGGAGAACTCATGCATGATCCAGTGGGATTTCTCCACGCGCGATTCGCGTTTAACCTTGAAACAGAACTGCTTGTTGAGTCCAATCACACATTGACCCTCACTGTCATATACTTGGTTGCAAGAGCTTTCATGCCAAGTCCCACAGCCGGCTGCTCTTGACACGCGTTTGCCGGATTTCTTGAGCCTCGTGAAAATGTAATGCTTTTCCTCCTCCTCACTGTCAAGATCACCGAAAAGTTCCCAGGGGATCTTCTCTCCATAAAGCTCAAACTCACGAATGCCATCCCAAGTGATCTCTTCTCCCCTGACCTTCCCCAACAAATAGTGGTTTATAAGCTCATCATTAGAGGGCCGAAAACGAAATCCCGTCAGCATCTTCATCTTTCCTTTCTTTAGATCGATCACTCCTTTCTCTTATCGTAGAAgactagaaaccctagaaacgATTATCGGCGGACAGCTTATGGAACGCAATTTCGCACATACATAAATCATAATCTGGACATATGACCCCCCTCCTTTTATATTTCGACTTCGCAGCGCCTTTCCAATATGACCATTATATGTAATTAATGATAGATAGACGACGTGCCGTACTCTATAGTCGGTTGATGTCTTCAGTGGCCTCGACGACGCGTCGTCTTAGagatttgtgtgttttttttttgggggctgGGTTTTTCTTGGTGGTGAAACACTGAGACTGGTGACTGGTTCTGGTTGGTTCCTTTGAAGTGATTTCAcacattgtttttttatatttgatttgctT
This window of the Corylus avellana chromosome ca5, CavTom2PMs-1.0 genome carries:
- the LOC132181997 gene encoding protein ATAF2-like is translated as MKMLTGFRFRPSNDELINHYLLGKVRGEEITWDGIREFELYGEKIPWELFGDLDSEEEEKHYIFTRLKKSGKRVSRAAGCGTWHESSCNQVYDSEGQCVIGLNKQFCFKVKRESRVEKSHWIMHEFSLAGLFEQERCNNWVLCAVNKKGAGTKKGVKRCFQDVQIPSTIVPVEASIPSLENPKGGNTNILLLEDETHVGKRMRWDVQSDAFEVADQMPLSCLSQSESSQCERTLSPNSVDVGEDNTLTTDFETQMSCGATIDTADYGFDTAEYGFDESKFSLLQNFMDNGENNTQMTDLETHNMGCLPTDDNADSKFYGSYGYLPPSSTPEREHLPLDTWMNILL